The genomic DNA CCCAGATACGCTTTTTTAACTTCTTCGTCAACCAACAGCTTTTTACCCTCTCCAGACATGGTGATGCGTCCGGTTTCCAACACATAAGCATAGTCGGCGGTGTGCAACGCCATGTTGGCGTTTTGTTCAATCAAAAGAATCGTCATGCCCTGGCGGTTAATTTCCTTGATGATATCAAAGATACCGCGCACGATAATGGGCGCCAATCCCAGCGAGGGTTCATCCATCATCAACACTTTCGGGCGGCTCATGAGTGCGCGGGCCACTGCTAACATCTGTTGCTCACCGCCAGAAAGGGTACCCGCCGCCTGCCAATGACGTTCCTTTAGACGCGGGAACAAATCGTACACCCATGCGATGTCGTCATCCAACTTGTCGTGCCGAAGGTAAGCGCCAATTTTGATATTTTCAAGCACTGTCAAATCGGCAAATACGCGTCTCCCCTCGGGTACTAGTGTGACCCCCTTCGAGACAATCGTTTCGGTAGGTAGACCACTGATCTTTTCATTCAAAAATGTAATTTCGCCATTCTTGATCGGCACAAGTCCCGCAATAGCGCGCAGTGTAGTGCTTTTGCCCGCACCGTTGGCACCGATGAGTGTTACAATACTCTTTTCCGGAACATCAAATGAGATGCCCTTGACAGCCTCAATGCCACCGTAATTGACTTTTAAATCGTTGACCTTAATCATCGGCCGCCACCCCCAGATACGCCTCTATAACGCGTGTGTTGTTTTGAATTTCGCCTGGCGTACCGGAAGCGATGGTCTTACCAAAATCCAGCACGTAGATGCGATCAGAAATGCGCATAACCAGATCCATGTGGTGTTCAATCATAAACACCGTCAGACCAAAATCATCTCGAATCTGCTTGATAAAATCAGTCAGCTCTTCGGTTTCCTGCGGGTTCATGCCTGCAGCCGGCTCATCGAGCAGCAACAGTGTGGGTTCCGTGGCCAATGCACGCGCAATCTCAAGACGACGCTGTTTGCCATAGGGCAGATTGTTGGCCTTTTCATCCTTTAGATTCTCAAGGTCGAGAATTTGCAGGAGCTCCAGCGTTCTTTGACGCATAGCCGCCTCTTCGGCGCGATTTAGGCGCAGCATAGCTGAAACCACACCGGCCTTTGAGCGCATATGCCGCGCGATAAGAACATTTTCAAACACGGTTAGGTTTTTAAACAGTCGGATGTTCTGAAAAGTTCTAGCGATACCCAGCTTGGTAATCGCATCGGGCGTTTTAACCATCACTTTACTGAATTTATCGGCATCACTGCCCTGGTAAAGCTTTTTCATCGCACCCTGCGGATGGTTTGAAACAATTAGTTCGCCATTAAAGTGAATCGCGCCGTTTGTGGGGGTATAAACGCCGGTAATCACATTAAAAGCAGTGGTTTTTCCCGCACCATTGGGACCGATGAGCGCGACGATCTCGCCACGATTAATTTCCAGCGAGAGATCGTTGACTGCCACGACACCACCAAACTGCATCGTGACGTTTTCTAAACGCAATACATTATTATTCATGTGCCGCACCGCCCTTCGCCTTGGCCCTTTTAGCAAACGGCTTTTTAAATAAACCGATCAGGCCCTTCCACGAGAATTCGCGGTCGCCCATAATCCCTTGACGGTAGAAAAGTACGACGCACATAATGATGACCGAGAACACCACCTTGCGGAATCCTGAGCGCAAAAGCGGCACATGAAACCCACTGATGACAGTCTCAGCATCGAGAAAGCGTAGCCACCACTCGCTGCAAGCGATGAATAGAAAGGACGAGAGGCAGCTACCGGTGACCGATCCGATACCACCTATGACCACGATAAGTAAAATTTCATAGGTCATAGCCGACTTAAAGGCCGAAGCCTGAACGGTGGTTTGATACATCGCCAGCAACGCACCACTGACGCCCGCAAAAAACGAGCTGATGACAAATGAGAGCATTTTATGCTTAAACAAGCTGATGCCCATGGCCTCGGCCGCGATTTCATCCTCACGAATCGCTTTGAAAGCCCGCCCGAATGAAGAATTGATCAGCAGTACGATCAATGCAATGCAGATGCCAGACACCGCGAACGGGAACAGCACCGACGAAAACGCCGGGAATTTGCGCAGTAGGTTGGAACCATTCGTGATGGGCCCCAGCTTATCCCACTGGAAGATGGCGCGAATAATTTCAGCAAATCCCAGCGTGGCAATAGCAAGATAATCACCCTTTAAACGCAACACAGGCAGACCAATTAAAAAGGCAAATGTCGCCGCTGCAAGTCCGGCTAAGACCAACGCCACCGGTACCGGTAGTGCAAACTGAATAATGCCACCATCAAAGTATTGATAAACCTGTGCTCTAGCCTGCGGCGGAATCGTAAAGATTGCATATGTATAAGCACCGATGAGCATAAAGCCTGCCTGACCGAGCGAAAACAGCCCTGTGAAGCCGTTTAAAAGGTTCAACGAAACGGCAACCAATGCGTAGATGGCACCCTTTTTAAGTACCGTGAACAACATTGAAGTAGAGGGTAACGTGCGCTCAAGCAAAAATAAAAATACAAACAGCGCCGCCACAGCAATGAGGGAATAAATGCTTTTCATCTTTTTATCCATGGCAGCCACCTAAACCTTATCCGTCGTTTTTTCACCGAACAACCCCGTGGGTTTTGCCACAAGGATGACGATGAGCAACGCAAAGGTGAAAGCATCCGAGAAGGTGGTCCAGCCAGCGCCCTTGATCAGACTTTCACAGATGCCGATGATGAACGCACCAACCACGGCGCCGGGAATGGACCCGATACCGCCGAATACCGCGGCGACAAACGCTTTGAGGCCCGGCATTGCACCCGCCGTCGGTACGACGCCGGTGTAATTTGTAAAGTAAAGTAGCGAGCCCACGCCGGCCAGCAACGAACCAATGATAAACGTGGTGCTAATGACATTGTTGATTTTGATACCCATCAGTCGCGCTGTTTCAAAATCGCGCGAGACAGCACGCATCGCCATACCGATCTTCGTATACTTTATCAATATGACCAGCGCGACCACCAATACGATGGTAAGCACCGGAGTGATGACGGTGACGCGCTTGGTGGTCGCCGTACCAATGTTTATAATATCGCTTATCCACGGAATGGGCGGATATTGCTTGGCCAAACCACCCGTGACATAAAGCGCCATATTCTGAAGCAGATAAGAAACACCGATGGCCGAAATCATAATGGACATGCGTGGCGCGTTACGCAGTGGTTTATAGGCCACACGCTCAATGACAAAACCGAGCAAAACGGTGAGTGCCAATACCAGCGGTATGGCGGCATACAACGGCATGGCAGTTGAAAAGTAGACCATCATTAGGCCTGCCACCATAAAAATATCGCCGTGGGCAAAGTTGATCAGGCGCAAAATACCGTAAACCATTGTATAACCAATGGCAATCAGCGCATACTGCCCGCCAACCGAGATTCCTGCCAATATGTACGGCAGATTCTCGTTAAAAAATTTCATGTTCCGGAACCCCCACATAATACAAAGTTTGGCGGGAACAGATATGTGCTATTTGCCCCCGCCAAGCTTATTTTCTTTTTAGGCGTCTTTCTTGAGATTTAACACTTTAATTAACGCCCTGAATCGCGACAAATTCCCACTTACCGGTTTCGGTGTTGACCTTCTTGACGAAGGCCGCGTCACGGATAGCATCACCGGTCTCATTGAAAACAATCCTGCCAGAAATACCAGTGTAATCGACCTTCCACAATGCTTCATTAACAGCTTTGGGGTCGGCAGAACCGGCAGCCTTAATGGCCTCAAGCGCGGTGAAATAAGCGTCGTAGCCCATAGCAGAAACCGCCGCGATGGTGTCGTCTCCGCCGTTGTTAGAAAGATTGGTGGGGTTCGCGTTAATCCACTCTTTAATGCCCTTGACGAATTCAGCGCCTTGCTCGTCGTCGGTGCCTTCGTCAAAGAAGGTGGTCACATAAAGATCGGTTTTAGTGCCCTTGGCAGCGTTGAGAATAACGTTAGAGTCCCATGTGTCGCCCGCCATCATGGGAATGCCCAGGCTCTGTGCATTAGCCTGCTCAATGATAAGCGCCGCAGCTTCGGTGGAAACAGGGGCAAAGAAAACATCGGCACCCTCGTTCTTCGCCTTGGTCAGATAGGGGGTGAAGTCGCTGTTGCCCTCGGGGAAGGTCTCGTAAATAACCTTGCCACCCAGCGCCTCAAACGCCTGCTGGAAGTAGTAGCACAGGCCTACCGAATAGTCATCGCCGAGCTTGGCAAGGCTGTAAGCGGTTTTAGCCGAGAAGCTGTCAGTAGCAAAGTTCGCCAGAACGGTGCCCTGGAACGGATCAAGGAAGCAAATGCGGAAGTAGTGTGTATTGCCTTCGGTAACCTGCGGGTTGGTGCAGGTGACGCCGATAACCGGAATGCCCGCGTTAGCAAACACGTCGGAAGCGGCAATGGAAACGCCCGAACCATAGGAGCCCAATGCAATGGAAACACCGGAGCTGACCAGTGAAGCAGCAGCCGACGGGCCCTTGTCGTTAGAAGACTCGTTATCAACGATCACAAGCTCGACTTTATAGTCTTTGCCGCCGACGTTGACGGTGTTAACCAGGCTGTTTGCATACTGGATGCCCAGCGTCTCCTGCTTGCCACCTGCGCCATTATCGCCAGAGGCAGGCTCGTATACGCCAATCTTAATGACATCGACAGCAGCATCGCCCGAAGCGGACGGAGCAGCAGAGGAAGCTGGAGCAGCCGAAGAAGTGGAACCGCCGCAGGCAGTCAAAGCCAGCAGCAGTGCGAGTGCCAGTGACAGCGCTATAACCTTTTTCATTACAAATCTCCTCCAAATTAAGGATACCCGCATTTTTTATGCAGGGCTTACGGAATAATTCTTCCGCTGAAATACAATTATACGCGCACGCAATACAGATTTCAATAGAAAAGCAGTTATTTTAGTCGAATGTACATTTCTTCTAATTATAGGTGATTTTCTGTTTTTGAACGGTGGATTGTATGTTAATTATGACGGTTTTGCAGTTTTATCCGTCATTTCAACCCCTAAACCACAATTAAAAACCGTTTATGGCAAATATTTCTGAAATATTGGCTAGAATTGACACTTCAATGTGCATGCATTCCCCTGTTACAAGGTGGTGAAATTGCACATTTTTGCGGTATCACGCCTATCTTTTTATGCATGTTGTCGCTCCACCATAGAATACATCGCCCACCAGTGGATGTCCCACCACAGAAAAGTGCGGCTAATCTGCTTCATGTCCCCTATGCAAAGTGCATTCCACAACTGACAGACTGTCATTTTGTGCTTACACACAATTTTGCGCTGGCGGATTTTCCATCGGTGTACGCTGTCTGCCAACCGGAATTTCCCTAGTGTATGCGAAAGATGCTGGTTATATTGACAAACCTTTACATACTATAAAGTTTGGCGGGTACAGCTATATTTAAGTGTCCCCGCCAAACCTATTTTCTTTTTTAGGCATCCGCCTTATGATAATTTATTTACTGGGCTATGCTCCGTTTCAGCCACAATTTCCCACTCCCCGGTTTCGGTATTAACCTTCTTGATGAAAGCCACATTACGTATTGCGTTACCGTTTTTGTCAAAGATGATAGGGCCGGAAACACCCTCGTGCTGTACCTTTAAAAGCGCTTCATTGATAGCCTTAGGGTCTATCGAGCCAGCAGCCTTTATCGCCTCGAGAGCGGTGAAGTAGGCATCATAGCCCATTACAGATACTGCTGAAATAGTGTCATCGCCGCCATTGTTTTTAAGGTTGGTAGAGCTGGATTTTATCCATTTCTTGAAGCCCTTAACAAATTCTGAATCCTTATCTTTGATGATATTTTCATCAAAAAAGGTGGTTACATAGATGTCAAGGTTTGTGTCCTTTGCGGCATTGAGCACAGCTTTAGAATCCCAAGAGTCGCCCGCCAGCAACGGTATTGTAAAATTCTGCGCATCAGCCTGATCAATAATCCTTTCCGCCAACGGTATTGAAACAGGAGCAAAAAAAACATCTGCGCCACTATTCTTAGCGGTATTAAGGTAAGGGCGAAAGTCTGTGGTGCCCTCATGGAAAGTCCAATAAATCACCTTGCCACCCAGCGCTTCGAACTGCTTACGAAAGTAGTAACATAAATCGACCGAATAATTATCGCCCAACTTTGCCAAGCAATAAGCTGTCTTGGCCTTTAAACCATTGGTGGCAAAATCAGCAAGAACAGCGCCCTGGAAGGGATCAAGATAGGTAAGAGTATAATGGTGCGTATTGCCCAGAGTGACCTGCGGATTGGTGCAGGTGGCACAGAGTACAGGAATTTCGGCTTTTGAAAAAACGTCGGAAGCTGCGATGGTAACTGCGGAGCCATAAGAGCCGATAACTATGGGGACGCCTAATCTTACAAGCGCTTCAGCAGCCAGTGGGCCTTTAATAATGGAGGACTGGTTATCGACAATAACCAGCTTAACGGGATATTCCTTGCCGCCGATGTTAACGGTGTTAACAAGGCTGTTTGCATATTGAATCCCGAGGGTTTCCTGCTTTCCGCTCGCAGCATTCTCGCCAGAAGCAGGCTCGAAAACGCCAATCTTGATGACATCAGTAGGAGTTTGGGAAGTGGAAACAACGCCTGATGATGTAGGGACAGCTGTCAAAGAAGAACCGCCGCATGCGTTCAGTGCCAGTAACAGGGCAGCTATGAGCGATAGCGATACGATCTTTTTCATGCTAATACCCTCCAAATTCCGAATGCTTGCATCTATGCAAAAATTACAAAAAACTACGTGCAAAAGCAGTATCAACTTCAATAAAAAGATGTTTTGCACATTTCAAACAATTACATTCTATTTGTATTTCTAAATGACGGATTGTATGTTAAAAAAGACCGTTGGAATTCCAAACACTATTTTATCAGGTGTACCTCAGCGTGTATTCCATGCTTTTTAATTATTTTAGTAATATCATCGGGTAAGGGCGCAAATAGACACATCTGTTTTTTGGTTATGGGATGGATAAACATCACCTTGGTACAGTGCAGCGCTTGCCTTTGAATATCAGCTATCTCCCCACCGTAAAATGCATCTCCCAAAAGTGGATGTCCAACTGCGGAGAAGTGTACGCGTATCTGATGCATGCGCCCTGTATGCAGAATACATTCCAACACAGTCAGCTTTTCGTTAGCCGCAAGCACCCTGTATTCGGTTCGTGCCGCCTTGCCGTCCGCCCGCACAACCTGACGCGGTTCATAAGGCTTTTGCTGCGCGAGCGGCAACTCTATAAAGCCGTGTAAATCTTTGATTCGTCCCTGTACCACCGCCAAATAACGTTTGTCAATCTTTTGCCACAACTGCGCCGCCGCAAGTTGGTGCTTTGCTACGACCAGCGCACCACTGGTATCACGATCCAACCGGATCATAGCGCGAAATACACCTTCGGCTGTGTTCTCCAACGTGTCGGCATAATGGCTGCCGGACCGATGGCACACCAGCCCCGCAGGCTTGTTGTAGACAATGATGTCGGCGTCCTCATACAGTACCGGCACAATTTCGCTGCTTACAGAACGCTTAACTGTCGGTTGGGGCAGCGCCACCGTCAATATCTCGCCCCGCTTTAATATATATGTTGAGCGAACCCGCCGCCCCGAGACGCAAAGCCCATCTTCAGTCTGCTTGAGCACAATAATCAACCGTTTGGAATAGCCCTCGGCCAATAACCGCTCCTCTACGCTTTGTCCGTGCTCTTCTACACAATACGAAAACTGCCGAGGGCCTGTCGACGCTCCTGTCGACGCGTTATTCATGCGTCAAAGCCTCCTTTTTAGGCAAAAAGCGCTTGCTTTCCGAGATAAACAACCCCACCAACGTCAGCGCGGTACCAAATGCGGCCAACCCGGTAATTTTTTCACGCAATACAAGGGCGGATGTTACAACCGTGATCACCGGAACCGCATAGATGTAGACACCCGTTTTGACGGCACCCAGCATTTTTACTGCGGCACCCCACGTCACAAAGCATAGCGCCGAAGCACCCAGCCCTAAAAACAGGAGATTGAACAGGTTCACCGGAACAAGCAGCTGGGCGGTATTGGGGCTAAAATCCAATATGAACAGCGCGGGCAACATAAACACCAACCCGTAAAAGAAAGCCCTGCGTGTTGTTTGAATGGTGTTGTAGCCAAAGTGGCTGATCTTTCTGGTCAGCACCGAATAGAATGCCCATGCTATCGCCGCGAGTACAGCCAGCATGTCTCCGATGGGGTTGAGCTTTAATACGGTGCTGCCGTTAAAGCTGATAAGAAAAATACCGGTCAGTGCAACGACAAATCCAACAAAAAACTGTACCTGCAGCCTTTCGCCATCCAGAAAGAAGTGCGCCAGAAGCGCGATAAAAAATGGGCCTATTGACACAATAACTCCGACATTAGACGCAAAGGTGTAGGTCAGCGCAATGTTCTCCATCAAGAAATAAAGGGTAACCCCACATAGGCCTGCAGCCGCAAAATACAGCTCCTGCCTTCTTTCCACAATTTTAAGCCTTTTGGGGCAAACTAACCACAAAGCCACAAACCCGGTGAAAAATCTTAGAAATAATATTTCTACCGGTGAAAAATCCCTAAGCAATATTTTTGTCGATATAAAGGTGGTTCCCCAGATAAAAACTGTTATAAGTGCTGTCAGATGACCGGTTAACACATTCTTTTTTTCCATAAAAGCCTCTCTATTCCTTGTTTAGTTATATTCATTTTTTGCATCGTATTTTCGATTTAAATGCTTCTGACGTCAGCGAGTTCCTGCTCACCTATTTCATCCTGGCCCGACAAAGATGCTCTGCTAAAATCATGGTGCCTTTTTAAAGCCGCATCTGTACTAAAAATGTTCATATACTGTTTTGGTGTCAGGCCGATAAACTTCTTGAAGAAATTTGAAAAATGGCTTTGATCATTGAAACCTGTCTGCAAAGCAGTTTCAAGCGGCGGAACCCCTTGAGCCAGCAGCTCTTTAGCCCTGTCAATGCGAATCGTCTCCAGGTAGCTGTAGGGCGAAATGCTCTTCCACTTGGTAAACGCACGCAGCAACGTATATTTGCGCAAGCCGGTTAAACAGCATAAATCATTTAATGTAATGCTCTCCATATAATGCGACTCTAAAAATTCACAGACAGCCTGCAGCTCTGGACCCAGTGCCGGCTGCTGTGCAGGTGTCTCTTGTTTTGTATAATCTATCAAAAGCTGTTCTAATAAGAAATAGAATAGCTCCTCTTTTTTAAAGTCGCTTGCCCCCTGCATCAGCTTTTGATGCAGCTCTTTGAGCAGCGGTACTAGCTCACTACGAAAATTGGCCTGTGGCGCAAATACGGGTAAATAATCCTGTCCGGTCACCTCAAAGACCGCTTTGCGCATCACTTCCGGCTGAATATGAATGCTGCGGTAATTAAAAGCTTTGCCGTCAATCTGCGCACAAGCATGATTGTCTCCGGGATTATATAACACCATGTCCCCCGGTTCCAACGTATACAATTTGTTTTTGCAGGATAGTTGGCGCCGTCCTTTTTCAATAAAGCCGATGACATAATAGGCGTGAAAGTGGTTGGGAAAAGGTTGCATAACACCTTGAAAATGCAGCGCTTCGACCTGAAGTGCCAAATCAAATATAACCGTTCGGATTTCGTGATTCAATGATTGCCCCGCCTTTCGTCGTTCTCTGTTACACAGTCTATCACAAAAGCGGTTTGCCGTTCTTGTAAGATATTGCGTCATCTTAAGTGATATGCCGAAGTTTACACGCGTTAAAAATCGGATTCAAACGCCTCCTAATTGTCGTTAATGTAAGGCTATTATAATGGCGCAGGTAAAAAAACACAAATCTATAAACATTTAGGAATCCATCTAAATGTACTTGACTTTTTAGGTTTCTGCTGCTAGCATACATTTAGATATTCTTCTAAATGTTCTAAAGTTTTAATAAGGAGGTGTCCTGCGTGAGCTTTCAAACCACCTTTAAGGCTCTTTCAGACCCCACGCGACGCGAAATTCTCTCGTTGCTCAAACGCGGTGCTATGACTGCGGGTGAGATCGGCACCAAATTCGAGATAACTGGTGCCTCCATCTCCCACCATCTTGCGGTGTTGCGTAACTCAGGGTTAATAACCGATGATCGGCGTGGCAAATATATCTATTATGAATTGAACATGACGGTGCTTGACGAGCTACTCGGTTGGGCTGCCGATTTGAGAGGAGAAAAGCCATGAAAATGAAAAAGCCAGTCATATTTCTTGTAGGCGTACTAGCGCTACTGCCGCTGGCGCTGACGGCCTGGTTTTACCCACGTTTACCGGCTACCATTCCAATGCATTGGAATATTGACGGTACCGTGCGCTACGACCCCAAGTATAACCTTTGGATAGTGTCAGCGTTGTCGCCGCTGCTTGCAGTACTATTCCCTGTGATGGCAAAAATCGACCCCAGAAGGCGCAATTACCAAAAGTTCAGTGCAGCCTATCAGGGCTTTATGATTGTGATTCTGCTGTTTTTTCTGATGATGAACAGCATCGTCATTTCAGAAGCACTCAACCCCGGGCGCATCTCGGTTTCCACCGTCGTAACTATCGGCGTGGGGTTGCTGTTCGTGTTTCTTGGCAACATTATGCCAAAGATCAAAAGCAATTTTTATATGGGCGCACGCACGCCATGGACCCTATCGGACCCCGATGTCTGGTTTAAAACCAACCGCCTGAGCGGCTATCTATTTTTTATCAGCGGCATCATCATCTGCGTCTGCCCGTTTATTCTGACCGAAAAAATGACATTTATCGTTTTAATGGCCATAACAGTTATCGTGGCTGTCATACCCGCGGTTATGAGCTACCTCTGGTACCGGAAAAATCACCGAAACGGCTAACCCTCTCCCGAAATAATTTTGCGAGAAAGGCGCACTGCACCCAATCGCACCAACTGACACAGGAGTTTTACAACATGGAAAAAGAAAAGAACAAGATCAAAAAAGTCGCATTGCCGGAAGATTTGCCAACCTATCAAACCCCAGAGCAGCTTATTGCCGCCGGAAAAGAAGATCGCTATATCTGCGATATAGCCGTGCGAAACGTCACCCTTCAGGATACTGATCTAAGCGATCTTAGCTTTGAAAATGTAGTTTTCTCACACTGTAGTTTTTCAGAAGCCGATTTGACTTACTGCACTTTCACCAACGTCCTGTTTGAAAACTGTGCGCTAACTAACTGTGACTTTTCTAAAAGCCGGATGCACCAGTGTGAGCTTAGAAACGCACAGTTTAAGGGTGCCAATTTCAGCGCCAGCCGCATATCTCACCTGCGAATCCAAAACTGTAATTTGCGGTATGCCAATTTTACCGAGTCGCAATTTGACCAATGTGAAATTGCTGGCAGCGATCTGACCGACACCTTTTTTGCCAGCTGCGCTTTTAAACAACTCACCGTGTCAGAATCGCAGTTTATTCGTTCGGAATTTTTTCGCACACCGCTCAAGGATATCGATTTTACCACCTGTACGCTGGATGGAATCTGCGTTTCCGAAACAGGTAAGGAGCTTTCAGGCGCTATTGTAAACATTTTTCAGGCAGCCGAGTTGGCAAGATTGTTTGGAATTATTATCAAAGAGAACGGCTGACGTTCTTACATAAAAAAGCGGCGAAAAAAATTTCCGCCGCTTTTTTAGTACTCGCAGGTGTTGAAGCCCGCAAACCTATTATTCTTTTTTTAGAATTTTGTCACCAACATAAAGGCCATGCGCCGCCGCATGCGAAAGGGATCGGGTAAATCCTGCACCGTCTCCTACCGCATAGATGTCTTTGCACCCTTCAAGTTCAAAATCGTTGGTAGCGGGGCGGGCCGAATAATATTTGCACTCCACACCGTAAAGCAACGTATCATAGTTGGCGGTTCCCGGCGAGATTTTATCCAAGGCGTGCAGCGTTTCGATGATATTGTCAAGCTGACGCTTGGGCATACATAGGCTCAAATCGCCAGGTACAGCATCTAACGTAGGGCGTACAGTAGACTGACCCAGACGATGCTCGTTGGTTCGCCTGCCTGCCTCAAGATCGCCGAGCCGCTGCACCAGCACGCTACCTCCGGATATCATGTTCGCCAGCGAAGCCACAGCCCGGGCATATTCAATTGGCTCGTCAAACGGCTTGGTAAAACGGATAGTGGTCAGCAGTGCAAAGTTAGAGTTTTGGGTCTTTTTAGCCTCATCGCGGTAAGAGTGGCCGTTAACAGTCAGAATACCGCCGGTGTTTTCCATCACAACGCTGCCCCGCTCGTTAAAGCAAAACATGCGGGTGGTGTCACCGTACATCTTAGAGCGATACCAGATTTTTGGCTCATATATCTGCTGTGAAAAATCCTGCCAGATCAACGAGGACATTTCTACCCGTACACCAATGTCAATTTGGTTGTTAAACAGTGGCACACCGTTCTTTCGGCACCACTCAGAAAAAAAGCGGCTACCCACACGCCCGACGGCAAAGATGATACTCTCAGCCAACAGCTGATTTTCCACGCCGCCACGACTTTTCAGGGTCAGCAAGTGGCTTTCACGGTCGACATCGGTAACCTCGGTCTCGGTTATTATTTCGATACGGCCGCGCAGCGAATCGACCAGTTTTAACATGGTTGCGAAATTGGAGTCGGTACCTAGGTGCTTAAGCTGCGCC from Oscillospiraceae bacterium MB24-C1 includes the following:
- a CDS encoding ABC transporter ATP-binding protein, which translates into the protein MIKVNDLKVNYGGIEAVKGISFDVPEKSIVTLIGANGAGKSTTLRAIAGLVPIKNGEITFLNEKISGLPTETIVSKGVTLVPEGRRVFADLTVLENIKIGAYLRHDKLDDDIAWVYDLFPRLKERHWQAAGTLSGGEQQMLAVARALMSRPKVLMMDEPSLGLAPIIVRGIFDIIKEINRQGMTILLIEQNANMALHTADYAYVLETGRITMSGEGKKLLVDEEVKKAYLGR
- a CDS encoding ABC transporter ATP-binding protein is translated as MNNNVLRLENVTMQFGGVVAVNDLSLEINRGEIVALIGPNGAGKTTAFNVITGVYTPTNGAIHFNGELIVSNHPQGAMKKLYQGSDADKFSKVMVKTPDAITKLGIARTFQNIRLFKNLTVFENVLIARHMRSKAGVVSAMLRLNRAEEAAMRQRTLELLQILDLENLKDEKANNLPYGKQRRLEIARALATEPTLLLLDEPAAGMNPQETEELTDFIKQIRDDFGLTVFMIEHHMDLVMRISDRIYVLDFGKTIASGTPGEIQNNTRVIEAYLGVAADD
- a CDS encoding branched-chain amino acid ABC transporter permease, with the translated sequence MDKKMKSIYSLIAVAALFVFLFLLERTLPSTSMLFTVLKKGAIYALVAVSLNLLNGFTGLFSLGQAGFMLIGAYTYAIFTIPPQARAQVYQYFDGGIIQFALPVPVALVLAGLAAATFAFLIGLPVLRLKGDYLAIATLGFAEIIRAIFQWDKLGPITNGSNLLRKFPAFSSVLFPFAVSGICIALIVLLINSSFGRAFKAIREDEIAAEAMGISLFKHKMLSFVISSFFAGVSGALLAMYQTTVQASAFKSAMTYEILLIVVIGGIGSVTGSCLSSFLFIACSEWWLRFLDAETVISGFHVPLLRSGFRKVVFSVIIMCVVLFYRQGIMGDREFSWKGLIGLFKKPFAKRAKAKGGAAHE
- a CDS encoding branched-chain amino acid ABC transporter permease; translated protein: MKFFNENLPYILAGISVGGQYALIAIGYTMVYGILRLINFAHGDIFMVAGLMMVYFSTAMPLYAAIPLVLALTVLLGFVIERVAYKPLRNAPRMSIMISAIGVSYLLQNMALYVTGGLAKQYPPIPWISDIINIGTATTKRVTVITPVLTIVLVVALVILIKYTKIGMAMRAVSRDFETARLMGIKINNVISTTFIIGSLLAGVGSLLYFTNYTGVVPTAGAMPGLKAFVAAVFGGIGSIPGAVVGAFIIGICESLIKGAGWTTFSDAFTFALLIVILVAKPTGLFGEKTTDKV
- a CDS encoding ABC transporter substrate-binding protein, which gives rise to MKKVIALSLALALLLALTACGGSTSSAAPASSAAPSASGDAAVDVIKIGVYEPASGDNGAGGKQETLGIQYANSLVNTVNVGGKDYKVELVIVDNESSNDKGPSAAASLVSSGVSIALGSYGSGVSIAASDVFANAGIPVIGVTCTNPQVTEGNTHYFRICFLDPFQGTVLANFATDSFSAKTAYSLAKLGDDYSVGLCYYFQQAFEALGGKVIYETFPEGNSDFTPYLTKAKNEGADVFFAPVSTEAAALIIEQANAQSLGIPMMAGDTWDSNVILNAAKGTKTDLYVTTFFDEGTDDEQGAEFVKGIKEWINANPTNLSNNGGDDTIAAVSAMGYDAYFTALEAIKAAGSADPKAVNEALWKVDYTGISGRIVFNETGDAIRDAAFVKKVNTETGKWEFVAIQGVN
- a CDS encoding ABC transporter substrate-binding protein; its protein translation is MKKIVSLSLIAALLLALNACGGSSLTAVPTSSGVVSTSQTPTDVIKIGVFEPASGENAASGKQETLGIQYANSLVNTVNIGGKEYPVKLVIVDNQSSIIKGPLAAEALVRLGVPIVIGSYGSAVTIAASDVFSKAEIPVLCATCTNPQVTLGNTHHYTLTYLDPFQGAVLADFATNGLKAKTAYCLAKLGDNYSVDLCYYFRKQFEALGGKVIYWTFHEGTTDFRPYLNTAKNSGADVFFAPVSIPLAERIIDQADAQNFTIPLLAGDSWDSKAVLNAAKDTNLDIYVTTFFDENIIKDKDSEFVKGFKKWIKSSSTNLKNNGGDDTISAVSVMGYDAYFTALEAIKAAGSIDPKAINEALLKVQHEGVSGPIIFDKNGNAIRNVAFIKKVNTETGEWEIVAETEHSPVNKLS
- a CDS encoding RluA family pseudouridine synthase, translated to MNNASTGASTGPRQFSYCVEEHGQSVEERLLAEGYSKRLIIVLKQTEDGLCVSGRRVRSTYILKRGEILTVALPQPTVKRSVSSEIVPVLYEDADIIVYNKPAGLVCHRSGSHYADTLENTAEGVFRAMIRLDRDTSGALVVAKHQLAAAQLWQKIDKRYLAVVQGRIKDLHGFIELPLAQQKPYEPRQVVRADGKAARTEYRVLAANEKLTVLECILHTGRMHQIRVHFSAVGHPLLGDAFYGGEIADIQRQALHCTKVMFIHPITKKQMCLFAPLPDDITKIIKKHGIHAEVHLIK
- a CDS encoding DMT family transporter; the protein is MEKKNVLTGHLTALITVFIWGTTFISTKILLRDFSPVEILFLRFFTGFVALWLVCPKRLKIVERRQELYFAAAGLCGVTLYFLMENIALTYTFASNVGVIVSIGPFFIALLAHFFLDGERLQVQFFVGFVVALTGIFLISFNGSTVLKLNPIGDMLAVLAAIAWAFYSVLTRKISHFGYNTIQTTRRAFFYGLVFMLPALFILDFSPNTAQLLVPVNLFNLLFLGLGASALCFVTWGAAVKMLGAVKTGVYIYAVPVITVVTSALVLREKITGLAAFGTALTLVGLFISESKRFLPKKEALTHE